In the Phenylobacterium soli genome, CGTGGTGCTCCATCATGGCCGTGAACGCCTGGACCAGCTGGTCGAGCAGCGGCGCGTCCTTCGGCAGGCCATCGAAGGCGGCCACGGCGCGCTCGAGCATCTCGTCCTTGAACACGAGGACGAGGAGATCCTCCTTGGAGCGGACGTAGAGAAACAGCGTCCCCGTCCCGATATCGGCCGCCTCGGCGAGCTCCAGCGTCGTGGTCTGGTTGAACCCCTTCTCCGCGAACAGTCGGCGGGCGGCCGCGACGATCCGCGCGCGCTTCTCGAGCTTGTTGCGCTCGCGGCGGCCGAGGGAAGCCCCCTGCCCCGTCGGCTTGTTTGCCCGGCTCGATCGCGTGTCCATCGTCATCCTCTTCGCCCTTCGGCTCCCCAGGCATTCCGGGCGTCGCCGCCCTTGTCAATCGCGCCGCGGAGCCCGCGCCCCGCGGACACAACGGAATTGACGAGCCCGGATCGAAGTGTAAACTGACTATGCTCAGAAATGAAGATGGTCAGTGTTGGGCCGCCCGGCCCGCTGACCACCAAAGCCCGCCGCGGGGCGATGAAGGAGGATGACGGTGGCCCAGAACACAGCCCTTATCGCCGGGGTGGAGGTCTCGACCGACCACTGGATCGACGGACGCCGCGTGCCCTCCAAGGAGCGGTTCCAGGACGCCTCTCCGATCGACGGTTCGCACCTCGCCGAGATCGCCAGCGGCGGAAAGGCAGAGGTCGATGAGGCGGTGGACGCGGCGCGGCGCGCCTTCCCCGCCTGGGCGGCGCTCGGGCCGGAGGGTCGGCTGCCGATCCTGAAGGCGTTCGCCGAGGGCCTGCGCGCCCGGGCCAAGGAGCTGGCCGCGGTCGAGACCATGGACAACGGCTCGCTGCTCGGCGGCAACCTGATGCGGGTGGTCCCTCGGGCCGCCCAGAACATCGAGTTCTTCGCCGACTGGGCGACGACCCTGCAGGGTCACGTCATCGAAGGCACGGAGGTGACCAACCACGTCCGCTACGACCCTGCCGGAGTGGCGGCGCTGATCACGCCATGGAACGCACCGCTCATGCTGACCACGTGGAAGGTCGGGCCGGCGCTTGCGGCCGGGGACACCGTGGTGGTGAAGCCGCCGGAATGGGCGCCCCTCACCTGTTCGCTGATGGCCGAGGTGGCGCATGCCGCGGGCCTGCCCCCGGGCGTCCTCAATGTGGTGCAGGGAATCGGCGAGCTCGCCGGTGACGCGCTCGTCAAGCATGGCGAGGTGGATCGGATCAGCTTCACCGGCTCGACCGACACGGCCAAGCTGATCGGCGAGGCGGCCGCCCGCTCGATCACGCCCATGAGCGCTGAGCTGGGAGGCAAAAGCCCGTTCATCGTCTGCGCCGACGCTGATCTCGACGCCGCCGCACAGACCGTCGCCGCCCAATATATGAACGCCGGCCAAGTGTGCCTCGCAGGCACCCGCGTGTTTGTCGAGGTGTCGATCGAAAAGACGTTCCTCGAGAAGGTTCGGGGGGCGGTCGCTCACATGGCCGTGGGTGACCCGCGCGATCCCGCAACGCGCGTCGGGCCGCTCATCACCCGGGAGCACTTCGACCGGGTGGCCGGGTTCGTGGAGCGGGCGAAAGCAGCCGGCGCGGAGGCGCTGTGGGGCGGATCCCCCGCCAACTTCGGACCGCTCTACTTCCAGCCCACCCTGTTTGCGAACGTCGACCCGGCATCGGAGATCAGCCAACGCGAGGTGTTCGGCCCGGTCCTGACCTGGCAGACCTTCGAGGACGAGGCGGCGGTGATCGCCGCCGCCAACGACACACATTACGGGCTGGCCGGCGTGCTGTTCAGCCGCGATGAAGCCCGCGCCATGCGCATCGCCTCGCAGGTCGTGGCCGGCACGCTGTGGGTCAACTGCTTCTTCGTTCGCGACCTCGCCGCCCCGTTCGGCGGCAGCCGCGACTCCGGGATCGGCCGCGAGGGCGGCTCCTGGAGCTTCGATTTCTACAGCGACATCAAAAACATCGCGGTCCGCAAGGGATCGTTCGGACAGCAGGGAGGCTGACATGGGCGGCGTGACTGAGCTTGGCTATCTGACGCTTGGCGTCAGCGACCTCGAGGCTTGGAAGGCGTTCGCCTCACAGGTGCTGGGTCTGGAAGTCGTTCCGTCCCTGGAGCCGGACAAGTGCTACCTGCGGATGGACTACTGGCATCATCGGGTCACCCTGGTCCGTGACGACGCCGACGATCTGCTCGTCGCCGGCCTACGCGTCGCGGGACAGGACGAATTCCGTGACATGGCCTCGCGCCTCGACGCGGCCGGCGTCGTCTTCCGGCTGGGCTCGCAAGCCGAGGCCGAGGCCCGGCACGTGCTCGAGGTCATGATGCTGGCCGACCCCAACGGCTTCGCCATCGAAATCTTCCACGGCCCCCACGTCCAGTTCGACAAGCCGTTCCATCCAGGCCGCCCGATGCACGGGCGCTTCAAGACCGGCCTCGGCGGCCTCGGCCACATCATGCAGTCGCAGACCGCCGGCCTCGGGAAGACCTATGAATTCTACCGGCTCCTCGGGATGCGTGGCGGCATCGAGTACAAGATGCCCCTTCCCGGCCTGCCGCAGCCGGTCCCGCTGATGTTCCTGAACTGCAACGAGCGGCAGCACACCTTCGCCTTCGCCGGACCCGGCGAGAAGCGCATCAACCACATCATGTTCGAGGTGGAGAACATGGCCGACGTGGGCCTGGCCCACGACCTCGTCGTCCGTGCCGGCCTGCCGATCATCATCCAGCCCGGCAGCCATGCGAACGATCAGATGTTCTCGTTCTACTTCAAGAACCCGTCGGGATTTATGAACGAGATCGGCTGGGGCGGCCGGCCCGCCCAGGCCCAGTCCGAATATTACGAGGGCGACGCCTTCGGCCACGCGCCGGTCCCCGGCTCGATGAAGGGCTTCATGGTCCCGGCCTGACCGCTCACGCGCGCGCCGGCGCGACCAGACAGATAATCAAGGGAAGGAACTCTGCGATGTCCGTGCTTGATGGACCCAGGGAAGAATGGCGGCGAATTCTTCATGAGGGGACCCCGAAGTGGGTCCGCTCGGAGGGTGATCGCCTCGTGCTCGGCGACGGGCGCGAGGTCGGCGAGGCGGAGGCCAACTATCTGCCTCCCTGCGAGCCTACAAAGATCATCTGCATCCACCTCAACTACGATTCGCGCCGGGTGGAATTCAAAGCGCCCCCGCTGGTCAATCCCACTTATTTCCAGAAACCGACCACCGCGCTCAACTCGCATCGGGGCAGCGTGTGCCGGCCCGCCGACTGCCAGTACCTGAACTACGAGGGCGAGATCGCCGCCATCGTCGGCAAGCCGATGCGGAACGTGGCCCGCGAGGACGTCTGGGAGTGCTTGGCGGGGTTCGCTCCGGCCAACGACGTCGGCGCCCAGGACTTCCGCGACACCGACGCCGGCTCGATGCTGCGGGTGAAGGGACAGGACGGCTTCTGCCCGGTCGGGCCGGGAATCGTCCGGGGCGTCGATATCCGCGAGCAGAGCGTCCGCACCTACATCAACGGCAAGGTCGTCCAGGACGGGCCGGTCAGCGACATGACGTTCCCGATCGACTTCCTGTTCGCCGACCTCTCCCGGCACATCACCTTCCTGCCCGGCGACATCGTCCTGACCGGAACGCCGGCCAACTCCCGTCCCATGACCATCGGCGATGTGGTGGAGGTGGAGGTCACCGGCGTCGGCCGGTTGAGCAACACAGTCGTGGAAATCCCGGCGCCGGCCTACGCCGTCGGTCATCAGCCCACCGATTCCGAGGCGGTGCGGCGCGTCGCCCTCGGCCAGTTCTGATGGGCGCTATGGCAGGAAACACCCTCAAATCACGACTGTGGGCCGGGGAGGTCCTTCTCGGCGCCTGGTGCATGATCCCAGACGCCCTGCCGGCCGAAGCTCTGGCCCGTGCCGGCTACGACTGGGTGCTGGTGGACATGCAGCACGGCTGCATGGACTTCGAGACCGCACTAGCCATGATCCGGGCGATCGATCTCGCGGGGGCCGCGCCGATCGTGCGGGTCCCATGGAACGAGCCTGGCATCATCGGCCGCCTCCTGGACGCGGGCGCGATGGGCGTCGTCATCCCGATGATCCAGACGGCGCAGGACGCCCAGCGTGCGGTCGAGGCCTGCCTGTACCCGCCCGCCGGCCGTCGCAGCTTCGGCCCAGTTCGCGTCGGCCTCCGCGACGGTCCGGCCTACTTCAAAAGCGCCAATTCTCAGGTCCTGGTCATTCCGATGATCGAGACGGCGGAGGCCCTGGAACAGGTGGACGCCATTGCACATACCCCGGGCGTGGACGCCCTCTTCGTCGGTCCGTTCGACCTGTCAATCGCGCTCGGGTTGCCGCCCGGGGACAATGACGGACAGCCGGCGTTCGACGAGGCGATTGCGCAGGTCGCCTCGGCAGCGCGCAGTTCGGGC is a window encoding:
- a CDS encoding TetR/AcrR family transcriptional regulator → MDTRSSRANKPTGQGASLGRRERNKLEKRARIVAAARRLFAEKGFNQTTTLELAEAADIGTGTLFLYVRSKEDLLVLVFKDEMLERAVAAFDGLPKDAPLLDQLVQAFTAMMEHHARDRDLARILLKEIMFPVNDEPSGDVSELMEAIFERLGRLLERDKGGELRADFDSRLVAETLFSSYYMDLLQWLRARHSKAWFQETLRRHLAVTIMGLRRPAPV
- a CDS encoding aldehyde dehydrogenase; the protein is MAQNTALIAGVEVSTDHWIDGRRVPSKERFQDASPIDGSHLAEIASGGKAEVDEAVDAARRAFPAWAALGPEGRLPILKAFAEGLRARAKELAAVETMDNGSLLGGNLMRVVPRAAQNIEFFADWATTLQGHVIEGTEVTNHVRYDPAGVAALITPWNAPLMLTTWKVGPALAAGDTVVVKPPEWAPLTCSLMAEVAHAAGLPPGVLNVVQGIGELAGDALVKHGEVDRISFTGSTDTAKLIGEAAARSITPMSAELGGKSPFIVCADADLDAAAQTVAAQYMNAGQVCLAGTRVFVEVSIEKTFLEKVRGAVAHMAVGDPRDPATRVGPLITREHFDRVAGFVERAKAAGAEALWGGSPANFGPLYFQPTLFANVDPASEISQREVFGPVLTWQTFEDEAAVIAAANDTHYGLAGVLFSRDEARAMRIASQVVAGTLWVNCFFVRDLAAPFGGSRDSGIGREGGSWSFDFYSDIKNIAVRKGSFGQQGG
- a CDS encoding VOC family protein, with amino-acid sequence MGGVTELGYLTLGVSDLEAWKAFASQVLGLEVVPSLEPDKCYLRMDYWHHRVTLVRDDADDLLVAGLRVAGQDEFRDMASRLDAAGVVFRLGSQAEAEARHVLEVMMLADPNGFAIEIFHGPHVQFDKPFHPGRPMHGRFKTGLGGLGHIMQSQTAGLGKTYEFYRLLGMRGGIEYKMPLPGLPQPVPLMFLNCNERQHTFAFAGPGEKRINHIMFEVENMADVGLAHDLVVRAGLPIIIQPGSHANDQMFSFYFKNPSGFMNEIGWGGRPAQAQSEYYEGDAFGHAPVPGSMKGFMVPA
- a CDS encoding fumarylacetoacetate hydrolase family protein; protein product: MSVLDGPREEWRRILHEGTPKWVRSEGDRLVLGDGREVGEAEANYLPPCEPTKIICIHLNYDSRRVEFKAPPLVNPTYFQKPTTALNSHRGSVCRPADCQYLNYEGEIAAIVGKPMRNVAREDVWECLAGFAPANDVGAQDFRDTDAGSMLRVKGQDGFCPVGPGIVRGVDIREQSVRTYINGKVVQDGPVSDMTFPIDFLFADLSRHITFLPGDIVLTGTPANSRPMTIGDVVEVEVTGVGRLSNTVVEIPAPAYAVGHQPTDSEAVRRVALGQF
- a CDS encoding HpcH/HpaI aldolase family protein, with the translated sequence MIPDALPAEALARAGYDWVLVDMQHGCMDFETALAMIRAIDLAGAAPIVRVPWNEPGIIGRLLDAGAMGVVIPMIQTAQDAQRAVEACLYPPAGRRSFGPVRVGLRDGPAYFKSANSQVLVIPMIETAEALEQVDAIAHTPGVDALFVGPFDLSIALGLPPGDNDGQPAFDEAIAQVASAARSSGVKMAVLSNADVAPRRLGQGFQMVSTTTDIAALSAVGRADLQAVRKSMTGPRHAR